One genomic segment of Actinoplanes ianthinogenes includes these proteins:
- a CDS encoding chitinase, whose translation MKRSRSVLLATVTAVAAAGTATWFAGDASAAAACAAAWSSSATYVKDNVASQNGHNYTAKWWTQNESPATHSGQWDVWIDNGVCGGSTPTSSPTSSPTSKPPVTSSPTTSPTTPTTPPTTQPTGTGNLPAHFLTGYWQNFDNGATPLKLAAVPSTYDLIAVAFADATSTPGAVSFTLDAGLATAVGGYTDAQFKADIATLHSRGKKVIISVGGEKGSVSVASADAATNFANSVYSLIQNYGFDGVDIDLENGLNATYMASALRSLRAKAGASLIITMAPQTIDMQSTGSSYFALALSIKDILTVVHTQFYNSGAMLGCDQMNAYSQGTENFLTALACIQTQGGLRPDQVSLGLPASTRAAGGGYVAPSVVNDALDCLARGTNCGTFKPPATYPGIRGAMTWSINWDVANGSGWANTIDPHLATLP comes from the coding sequence ATGAAGCGCTCCCGATCGGTACTTCTCGCGACGGTCACCGCGGTGGCCGCCGCCGGCACAGCGACGTGGTTCGCGGGTGACGCGTCCGCGGCCGCGGCCTGTGCCGCGGCGTGGAGCTCGTCCGCGACCTACGTCAAGGACAACGTGGCCTCGCAGAACGGCCACAACTACACCGCGAAGTGGTGGACCCAGAACGAGTCGCCGGCCACCCACAGTGGTCAGTGGGATGTCTGGATCGACAACGGGGTGTGCGGCGGCAGCACGCCGACCTCGTCGCCGACCAGTTCGCCCACCAGCAAGCCGCCGGTCACGTCGTCGCCGACCACCTCGCCGACGACGCCCACCACCCCGCCGACCACGCAGCCCACCGGTACCGGCAACCTTCCGGCGCACTTCCTCACCGGGTACTGGCAGAACTTCGACAACGGCGCGACCCCGCTCAAGCTGGCCGCCGTGCCCAGCACCTACGACCTGATCGCGGTCGCGTTCGCGGACGCCACCTCGACCCCGGGCGCGGTCTCCTTCACCCTCGACGCCGGGCTCGCCACGGCGGTCGGCGGTTACACCGACGCGCAGTTCAAGGCGGACATCGCCACCCTGCACTCGCGCGGCAAGAAGGTCATCATCTCGGTCGGCGGCGAGAAGGGCTCGGTCAGCGTGGCCAGCGCCGACGCGGCGACGAACTTCGCCAACTCGGTGTACTCGCTGATCCAGAACTACGGCTTCGACGGCGTGGACATCGACCTGGAGAACGGGCTCAACGCCACGTACATGGCCAGCGCGCTGCGCAGCCTGCGGGCCAAGGCCGGGGCGAGCCTGATCATCACGATGGCGCCGCAGACCATCGACATGCAGAGCACCGGGTCGTCGTACTTCGCGCTGGCACTGTCGATCAAGGACATCCTGACCGTCGTGCACACGCAGTTCTACAACTCGGGCGCGATGCTCGGCTGCGACCAGATGAACGCGTACAGCCAGGGCACCGAGAACTTCCTGACGGCGCTCGCCTGCATCCAGACCCAGGGCGGCCTGCGGCCGGACCAGGTCTCGCTCGGCCTGCCGGCCAGCACCCGGGCCGCCGGCGGCGGCTACGTCGCCCCGTCGGTGGTCAACGACGCCCTCGACTGCCTGGCCCGCGGCACCAACTGCGGCACGTTCAAGCCGCCGGCCACCTACCCCGGTATCCGCGGCGCGATGACCTGGTCGATCAACTGGGACGTCGCGAACGGCAGCGGCTGGGCGAACACGATCGACCCGCACCTCGCCACTCTCCCCTGA
- a CDS encoding carbohydrate-binding protein: MAAPRRFLAVGAAVLAVVASVTVVAQAEAAAPAPPSGMSLVFSDDFTGASGTGLNRSNWLYDIGTSYPGGAANWGTGEVETMTDSTANVYQDGGGNLVIKPIRDSAGQWTSGRVETQRTDFAAPAGGKLRMEARLQQPNVSGAAAAGYWPAFWALGAAARPVGATNWPSIGEWDIMEDINGRSSVFSTLHCGTGSGGPCNETTGLSSGERACSGCQTGFHTYAVEYDRSTSPEQLRFYLDGANYFTLNSSQLDATTWNNATHHGMFLILNVAIGGGFPAAFGGGPTAATQSGVPMLVDYVAVYQSGGGTTTPPTTTPPTTTPPTSTPTTTPPTGGTRDAYGQIQAESYNAAGGVQVETCSEGGQDVAYVANGDWLQFDNVNFGTGGVRDFVARVASGAGGGVSGLVEVRVDSRSNAPIGSFAVASTGGWQAWTSIPGNVSNVSGTHTVYLTFTSGQPADFVNVNWIQFRR, encoded by the coding sequence ATGGCAGCTCCACGAAGATTTCTCGCGGTGGGTGCCGCGGTCCTCGCGGTCGTCGCGTCAGTAACGGTCGTCGCCCAGGCCGAAGCGGCCGCGCCCGCCCCACCGTCCGGGATGTCGCTGGTGTTCAGCGACGACTTCACCGGCGCGTCCGGCACCGGGCTGAATCGGTCGAACTGGCTCTACGACATCGGCACCAGCTACCCGGGCGGCGCGGCCAACTGGGGCACCGGCGAGGTCGAGACGATGACCGACTCGACCGCGAACGTCTACCAGGACGGCGGCGGCAACCTGGTGATCAAGCCGATCCGGGACTCGGCCGGGCAGTGGACCTCCGGGCGGGTCGAGACGCAGCGCACTGATTTCGCCGCGCCGGCCGGTGGCAAGCTCCGGATGGAGGCCCGGCTGCAGCAGCCGAACGTGAGCGGCGCGGCCGCCGCCGGGTACTGGCCGGCGTTCTGGGCGCTGGGCGCCGCGGCCCGTCCGGTGGGCGCGACGAACTGGCCGAGCATCGGCGAGTGGGACATCATGGAGGACATCAACGGCCGGTCCTCGGTCTTCTCCACGCTGCACTGCGGCACCGGCTCCGGCGGCCCGTGCAACGAGACGACCGGCCTGAGCAGTGGTGAGCGGGCCTGTTCCGGCTGCCAGACGGGCTTCCACACGTACGCGGTGGAGTACGACCGCAGCACCTCCCCGGAGCAGCTGCGCTTCTACCTCGACGGCGCCAACTACTTCACCCTCAACTCGTCCCAGCTCGACGCCACGACCTGGAACAACGCCACCCATCACGGCATGTTCCTGATCCTCAACGTGGCGATCGGCGGCGGTTTCCCGGCGGCGTTCGGCGGCGGCCCGACCGCGGCGACCCAGTCCGGCGTGCCGATGCTCGTCGACTACGTGGCGGTCTATCAGTCCGGCGGCGGCACCACCACGCCGCCGACCACCACGCCGCCGACCACCACGCCGCCGACGTCCACGCCGACGACCACGCCGCCGACCGGTGGCACGCGGGACGCCTACGGGCAGATTCAGGCGGAGTCCTACAACGCCGCGGGCGGGGTGCAGGTGGAGACCTGCTCCGAGGGCGGGCAGGACGTCGCGTACGTCGCGAACGGTGACTGGTTGCAGTTCGACAACGTGAACTTCGGGACCGGTGGGGTGCGGGACTTCGTGGCCCGGGTCGCCTCCGGCGCGGGCGGCGGGGTGAGCGGCCTGGTCGAGGTGCGCGTGGACAGCCGGAGCAACGCCCCGATCGGCAGCTTCGCGGTGGCCAGCACCGGCGGCTGGCAGGCCTGGACGTCGATCCCGGGGAACGTGTCGAATGTGTCCGGAACACACACCGTATACCTGACGTTCACCAGCGGTCAGCCCGCGGACTTCGTCAACGTGAACTGGATCCAGTTCCGGCGGTAA
- a CDS encoding YidC/Oxa1 family membrane protein insertase, which yields MSVTGLFHAVVGAAHSAITGLAAALDPLGGLAPALAIVLFTLLVRACLTPLTYLQIRTERRRAALAPEIAKLRKKHKDPMELATATLTLQREHGIGPFAGLLPALVQAPFFMVMYRVAMDPPAGAIAGVPLTAHLSAGLPVFAVLLALAAAIAWWSSRRAAALAAANPPALPTPSGSENAQQAAAVTATMLKYLPWLSVLAVAWLPLAGGLYLVTSSAWTAAEQLVRRSWLG from the coding sequence ATGTCTGTCACCGGTCTCTTCCACGCTGTCGTCGGCGCCGCTCACTCCGCCATCACCGGCCTCGCCGCCGCCCTCGACCCGCTGGGCGGCCTCGCCCCGGCGCTCGCCATCGTCCTGTTCACCCTGCTTGTCCGTGCCTGCCTGACCCCGCTCACCTACCTGCAGATCCGCACCGAACGCCGCCGTGCCGCCCTGGCCCCGGAGATCGCGAAACTCCGGAAGAAGCACAAGGACCCGATGGAGCTGGCCACCGCGACGCTCACCCTGCAGCGTGAGCACGGCATCGGCCCGTTCGCCGGCCTGTTGCCCGCCCTGGTCCAGGCACCGTTCTTCATGGTCATGTACCGGGTCGCGATGGACCCGCCGGCCGGTGCGATCGCCGGGGTCCCGCTCACCGCGCACCTCTCCGCCGGGCTTCCGGTCTTCGCCGTCCTGCTCGCCCTGGCCGCCGCGATCGCCTGGTGGTCGTCCCGCCGTGCGGCCGCCCTGGCCGCCGCGAACCCGCCGGCCCTGCCCACCCCGTCCGGCTCGGAGAACGCCCAGCAGGCCGCCGCCGTCACCGCCACGATGCTGAAGTATCTGCCGTGGCTGAGTGTTCTGGCCGTCGCCTGGTTGCCCCTGGCCGGCGGTCTCTACCTGGTCACCTCGTCGGCCTGGACCGCCGCCGAACAGCTGGTCCGGAGGAGCTGGCTGGGCTAG